The region TTAGGAAGTGGGTGGTTAAGAGAGTTTCGATCTTGCCACCAAGTGGGCAGGCTTTGGGTGAGTCAGAGTGGATCTTGAAAAGTTTTTCTTTATCATTTACTGCGTTAAAAATTTGAAGGAGGGTTAGGTGTTGGGGAGTATCACTGACTTGAGACGTGGTGTTTGTGTAGCTGGGGTGTTTAGGCATCAAATAGTTATGTCAAGCATATGATGTTCGCTAGGCACTATTTCCTCATTATCTGCTATATCGTCCAAATCTTCCTCGTCACTATCTCTTGAATTTTGTTTTTCGCTCTCAAACTCACTTGCTTCTTCTTCATTTTTTTGGCGCTCATGCTCCTTTTCAGGGTCTATTTTATAAGACTCTTCCATCGGACGTACCTCTTTGATTTCTTCACTTTGTTGCGAGGCAAGCTCAGCTGCCATTAAAGACTGCATATCAAATCTAGCTTGTTGATTTGCATGCACTTGCGATACTACTGGGGCATTTTGATTTATAAAGTTACTATTTCCTAAAGGTGTTACAGCCATTTTTTAGCCTTTATTTATGATGATAGTTTTATAGTTCGTATAAGTGACATTTGCGCCATTTTCACGTTTTAAATTTTCACGCTTAGTGTAGTCTACCTCGTATCTGCCAGCTCCCTTTACACTAAATTCTACGCAGAATTTAGCTGCCATTTCTAGCACATCTTCAGGCACCCTACTCTTGTTTGTCTTGATGATGACATGGGCGCTTGGGTTATCCTTTAGATGTAACCATATATCGTCTTTTTTGGCAAGATCAAGCAAATTTATATTGCCTTTTTCGTTTCTACCAACTAGTATTTTAAATTCTCTAACGTAAAAAATTTCAGCATTTTCACTCACATCTTTTACGTGGCGTTCTCTTTGTTTTGCCTTGTTTTTTGGGCTTAAAATTTCAAGCTCATAAAGACTGGTCGCTTCTTTTAAAAGAGACTTTAATCCTTCAAAAAACTCGATTTTTTCTTTTAAATTTCTTTTTTCTATATCTACACCAATGGCTTTTGCACGAAATTTTTTTGATCTTGCGTAAAACTCATTTGCACTATTTTTTGGTGTATCGCTAAGAGTTAGTTTTATCTCATTGCCATCAAAATCCTTCAGACAAATTTCCCTCTCGTAGCCCTTAAAATTTCCCAGATTTGCAAGCAAAAGCGATCCTAAATTTGCAGCTTCTTCACTCTTTCTCATTAGCTCATCTTTGTCTTCAAGTGAGTTTAAAATTTCGCTCATGCTATCTATCTTTTTTTGTACGCTTGCAAGCTTCGCCTCTTTTAAGCCAGCTATCCTGGACTCATTTACTCTGGCCGCTTCACTTCTAAAAAACGCCTCAAAGTCAGTTATGGGCTCGCACGGTTTTTCTTTGATAGCGATGGCTGGAAGCTGCTTTAAAACTTCGCCGGTTTCTATTTTGCGGTAGCTATTATCGATGTGTCTTAACGCTTCGATGATTACGTTATTTTCATCAGTTATCACAGCATTTGTAAAGCGCCCAGTAAATTCAAGATAGAGGATAAAATTTTCACTTTTATATGAGCCACTTTGCGTGCAGATAAATTTTAAAATTCTATTATCTTTTAAGCACTCAACGCTTTTTATATGCGAGGCGTTAAAGCGCTTTTTTAGCACATTATCAAAAGGCGCTTGATAAATTTTTGCTTCTTTTAGCTCGCCATCTTTGTAGATAGCAGAGTTTGATTTGTTTAGATCAAAGATGATCTTCTCGCCATTAAATTCGATCAAAATAGCCATATCATTAATGCGTTTTGCTTGGTTTATCTTTGTAAAATTTGATAAATAACTTGCTATTTGAACTAAATGTGCGTACTTCATGTGGGGATTATATCAGAAATGTTGCAAAAATGTTTTAATAAAAGCTTTATCGCTAGCTATGAAAGAATAGTAAAAATCTGTTTTCTGATCCATGTTTAATTTTTCCAAATGTTTTATTTGCAATGTTACTAAAATATAAATTTTTCGTAAATTTTTTTCATAAGAATTTAAAATATATTTTTATATAATGATAACTATTTTTATAATATTAAATTTTCTTTAAGGGATGATTAATGAATAAATTTCGCATTAGTGCGGTGCTTTGTTTTGCTATTTCTGCTTTAAATGCTACTGATGTAAGCTTGGATGGGATCAGTGTAGAAGATAGCGCAGACGATGGTTACAGAGCCACAACGAGTGAGGTGGGCAAGACAAATACGCCAATTCTTGAGATACCACAGACAGTAAACGTCGTAACGCAACAACAGCTAAAGGATAAAAAGCCAGAGACTCTAGCTGAGAGCCTTCAAAACGTGAGCGGCGTTAGCTACGGAAACACCACGGGTGGCATCTTTGACTCGATCATAAAAAGGGGATTTGGCGGCGGACGCGACGGCTCGATCATGCGAAACGGCGTACCCGCTAGCGTCATGCATAGCTTTAACAAAACCGTAGAAAGCGTCGAGGTGCTAAAAGGCCCGGCTAGCTTGCTCTACGGCGCGCAAGAGCCAGGCGGCATCATAAATATGGTCACTAAAAAGCCAAAATACGACTTTGCAAACGAAATTTGGGCTGGTATCGGCAACCGCAACTACTGGAATACAGGCTTTGACACCACAGGACCTATTGCGGAGAGCGGGTTTGCATATAGATTTATATTTGATACTATGCAAAAGGACTACTGGAGAGAGTTTGGCGAATATAAAAACGTTCTCTTTGCGCCATCGCTTTCGTATAAAGGCGATGACTACCGCATAAATTTGGCCTATGCGCATACACGCTCGACCGATCCGATTGACCGAGGCATGTATCTCATTCCAAGCACTGGAAAACTACTGCCGATAGACAAGAAAAGACGCCTTGACGAGCCATTTAATAAATTAAAAACAAAGCTTGACACGCTAGATGTAAATTTTGAGAAAAATCTCGGAGAAAACTGGCTATTAAAGGGCGCTTATGCATTTTCTCGCTCAAAGCACGAGTACGGCCATATCAGGCTAATGAAGGTAGATTTAAACAATGGTATGGCGACTAGGCGAAACGAGGCGTATGACGGATTTATCCACCGCACGCATGCTGGATCATTAAATTTAAACGGCTACGTTAAAACTGGCGAGATAGAGCATAACTTACTCTTTGGCATCGACGCAAAGGAGTACTACCGCTATAGACCCGGCGCGCTAAACAGCTACAGCTCAGGCACGACGCACAAAAATTTCCCAATAAATATCTACAGTCCAGTCTACGGCACGGTCGCCTATCCGTCCGACCGAGCCTCCGGCATTCAGTATCAAAAGCTGAGAACGATCGGATTTTACGCGCAAGATAGTATAAATTTGACCGAAAATTTGATCTACTCTTTAGGAACTAGGTATGAATACTACGACCAAATCGCGCGCGCAACGGTTAGCGGCCCAAACTCCACCGACCAAAAAGATGGCAAATTTACGTGGCAAACTGGGCTTTTATATCTACTAACGCCTCAGTGGTCCGTTTACGCCAACTACGCGCAAAGTTTCAACCCACAAATGGCTATGAAGGGCGATATCGGCGATATAAAGCCTGAAGAGGGCAAAAGTATAGAGTTT is a window of Campylobacter concisus DNA encoding:
- a CDS encoding NFACT RNA binding domain-containing protein, with product MKYAHLVQIASYLSNFTKINQAKRINDMAILIEFNGEKIIFDLNKSNSAIYKDGELKEAKIYQAPFDNVLKKRFNASHIKSVECLKDNRILKFICTQSGSYKSENFILYLEFTGRFTNAVITDENNVIIEALRHIDNSYRKIETGEVLKQLPAIAIKEKPCEPITDFEAFFRSEAARVNESRIAGLKEAKLASVQKKIDSMSEILNSLEDKDELMRKSEEAANLGSLLLANLGNFKGYEREICLKDFDGNEIKLTLSDTPKNSANEFYARSKKFRAKAIGVDIEKRNLKEKIEFFEGLKSLLKEATSLYELEILSPKNKAKQRERHVKDVSENAEIFYVREFKILVGRNEKGNINLLDLAKKDDIWLHLKDNPSAHVIIKTNKSRVPEDVLEMAAKFCVEFSVKGAGRYEVDYTKRENLKRENGANVTYTNYKTIIINKG
- a CDS encoding TonB-dependent siderophore receptor, yielding MNKFRISAVLCFAISALNATDVSLDGISVEDSADDGYRATTSEVGKTNTPILEIPQTVNVVTQQQLKDKKPETLAESLQNVSGVSYGNTTGGIFDSIIKRGFGGGRDGSIMRNGVPASVMHSFNKTVESVEVLKGPASLLYGAQEPGGIINMVTKKPKYDFANEIWAGIGNRNYWNTGFDTTGPIAESGFAYRFIFDTMQKDYWREFGEYKNVLFAPSLSYKGDDYRINLAYAHTRSTDPIDRGMYLIPSTGKLLPIDKKRRLDEPFNKLKTKLDTLDVNFEKNLGENWLLKGAYAFSRSKHEYGHIRLMKVDLNNGMATRRNEAYDGFIHRTHAGSLNLNGYVKTGEIEHNLLFGIDAKEYYRYRPGALNSYSSGTTHKNFPINIYSPVYGTVAYPSDRASGIQYQKLRTIGFYAQDSINLTENLIYSLGTRYEYYDQIARATVSGPNSTDQKDGKFTWQTGLLYLLTPQWSVYANYAQSFNPQMAMKGDIGDIKPEEGKSIEFGTKFQNDSITASAAVFNINKKNIMRTASGVSTPVGEARSRGFEFDFNGRVTQGLSVGASYAYTKTEVRKDSGAFAVLVGKPLEATPKHQASLFANYDFSHLGVKGLRIGGGARYFGSWYTYYMRTNLSAVPAGTAFKMDSAVVYDAFISYDTKIAGYETNFAFNIKNLTDKLYYTSSSTGTDANIIPIQPGYARQFMLTASVKF